In Carassius gibelio isolate Cgi1373 ecotype wild population from Czech Republic chromosome B4, carGib1.2-hapl.c, whole genome shotgun sequence, one DNA window encodes the following:
- the LOC127956666 gene encoding ras association domain-containing protein 8 isoform X2, whose protein sequence is MRGMELKVWVDGVQRIVCGVTEVTTCQEVVIALAQAIGRTGRYTLIEKWRETERHLAPHENPVVSLNKWGQYASDVQLVLQRTGPSLSERPTSDTSERTPERSLYRQSLPPMAKLRPTANDRSLKRREPKRKSLTFTGGAKGLREIFGKNREGETKQRAVNPNRSSTPAPTQELSRLVQLQKDKLHILEHKLQHCETELQWQLTEEEEEELVKLEQQVRRNEVEMKEHAFWENELKLEQDNERQLREQLQELRSRVQECEEQLGEYLARIQCMEAGLEAERLQQELIETRLADEMEVRSRLDKACAELDIQVQQAARLESSYRAVELSLGQSNIRLQEREQELEQLTKELRQVNLQQFIQQTGTKVTVLPADPESENQSGSLKRLGSARQLPTDLRALQSPLNTTFNPEGIYV, encoded by the exons GGCGGACAGGTCGCTACACGCTGATTGAAAAATGGCGCGAGACAGAGAGGCACCTGGCCCCCCATGAGAATCCTGTGGTTTCTCTGAATAAGTGGGGTCAGTATGCTAGTGATGTGCAGTTGGTGCTTCAACGTACAGGCCCATCTCTGAGTGAACGCCCCACCTCGGACACCTCTGAAAGGACCCCAGAGCGCAGCTTATACCGCCAAAGTCTCCCTCCCATGGCAAAGCTACGCCCCACAGCCAATGACCGTTCCCTCAAACGACGCGAACCAAAACGCAAGTCTCTCACTTTCACAGGTGGTGCTAAGGGGTTACGTGAGATCTTCGGGAAGAATCGTGAGGGTGAGACCAAACAGAGAGCGGTAAACCCAAACCGCAGCAGCACTCCAGCCCCTACACAGGAGCTGTCCCGCCTGGTGCAGTTGCAGAAGGACAAGTTGCACATCCTAGAGCATAAACTGCAACACTGCGAGACTGAGTTGCAGTGGCAATTgacagaggaagaagaagaggagctgGTCAAACTAGAGCAGCAGGTCCGCAGGAATGAGGTGGAGATGAAAGAGCATGCTTTCTGGGAGAATGAGTTGAAGCTTGAGCAGGACAATGAGAGACAACTTCGTGAGCAATTGCAGGAACTGCGCAGCCGTGTACAGGAGTGCGAGGAGCAGCTGGGAGAGTACCTAGCACGTATTCAGTGCATGGAAGCAGGGCTGGAGGCAGAGCGCCTGCAACAAGAGCTGATAGAGACGAGGCTAGCGGATGAAATGGAGGTCCGGTCGCGACTGGACAAGGCTTGTGCCGAGCTAGACATACAGGTGCAGCAGGCTGCAAGACTGGAGAGCAGCTACAGAGCTGTGGAGCTTTCACTTGGGCAGTCAAACATCAGGCTACAG gagAGGGAGCAGGAGCTGGAACAGTTAACTAAGGAGCTGAGGCAGGTGAACCTTCAACAGTTTATTCAACAGACTGGCACTAAAGTAACAGTTCTACCAGCAGACCCTG AGTCAGAAAATCAGTCTGGATCTCTGAAGCGGCTTGGATCAGCTCGACAACTTCCCACTGACCTACGAGCTCTGCAGAGCCCGCTGAACACGACCTTTAACCCAGAAGGCATCTACGTCTGA
- the LOC127956665 gene encoding integrator complex subunit 13-like, with protein MFSVSHKTAFVVDHCPYMADSCRQLIECDMLTKSRSQGVIPLAPVSKSLWTCAIECSMEYCRILFDVYPTWKLVNYIVSDSEVHILNSWKQEEQNTHELMSALAAVGPPNPRQDPECCSVLHGLVAAVESLCKITEYQHESRTTLMDTADRVANRGRIICLTNAKSDTHVRMLEDCVLETIQEQNKRAAGSDRLMPIQQCELVLVHIYPQGEETLVSDRQKKELSSVLSSEVHSVRAGRYLATKLNVLVQQHFDLASTTITNIPMKEEQHANTSANYDVELLHHRDAHMEFIKSGDLHMAGSTSRDSGLKETVTLKWCTPRTNSVELHYCTGAYRISPVDVNSRPSSCLTNFLLNGRSVLLEQPRKSGSKVISHMLSSHGGEIFLHVLNSTRSTLEDPPSISEGCGGRVTDYRITDFGEFMRENRLTPFPDSMIDTAGRTPVERAKSQLERYTRYWPMIISQTTIFNMQAVVPLANLIVKDTLTDEDVLTCQKTVYNLVDMERKSDPLPISTVGSRGKGPKRDEQYRIMWNELETLVKAHVGTSERHQRVLDCIGACRSKPPEEEERKKRGRKREDKEDKTEKNGKDTEEKGWTTDSERLKGVMEREKDEPSECEIIKDSPDSPEPLNKKPRLATEEQQPPEKSKGPVSLLTLWTNRITQANSRKHQEFAGRLSSVNNKAELYQHLKEENGMDVHENGKATR; from the exons ATGTTCTCAGTTTCACACAAGACGGCCTTTGTGGTCGACCACTGCCCGTACATGGCAGACTCCTGCCGGCAGCTGATTGAGTGTGACATGCTGACCAAAAGTCGCTCGCAGGGGGTGATTCCTCTGGCTCCAGTGTCCAAATCTCTCTGGACGTGTGCCATCGAGTGCTCCATGGAGTACTGCCGCATCCTGTTCGACGTGTACCCCACCTGGAAACTG GTGAACTACATCGTGAGCGATTCTGAGGTTCACATCTTGAACAGCTGGAAGCAGGAGGAACAGAACACACATGAG CTGATGTCAGCTCTGGCAGCTGTTGGGCCTCCAAACCCTCGTCAGGATCCTGAATGCTGCAGCGTCCTGCACGGGCTGGTGGCAGCTGTGGAGTCACTGTGCAAGATCACAGAATATCAGCATGAGTCTCGTACCACTCTGATGGACACAGCTGACAGAGTGGCCAACAGGGGGCGCATCATTTGTCTCACCAATGCTAAAAG tgACACTCATGTCAGAATGCTGGAGGACTGTGTGCTGGAAACCATTCAGGAGCAAAACAAACGGGCAGCAGGATCTGACAG ACTGATGCCAATTCAGCAGTGTGAGCTTGTGCTGGTCCACATCTATCCTCAAGGTGAAGAGACTCTGGTCTCAGATCGGCAAAAGAAAGAG CTCTCGTCGGTGTTGAGCAGCGAGGTTCACAGTGTGCGAGCTGGACGGTATCTAGCCACTAAACTGAATGTGCTGGTTCAGCAGCACTTTGATTTGGCCTCCACCACCATCACAAACATCCCCATGAAG gAGGAACAGCATGCTAACACTTCAGCAAATTACGACGTTGAGCTTCTTCACCATCGAGATGCTCATATGGAATTTATTAAGAGTG GTGATTTGCACATGGCCGGCAGCACCAGCAGAGACAGTGGGCTGAAGGAAACAGTCACACTCAAATGGTGCACTCCACGCACCAACAGTGTAG aactgcattACTGCACAGGGGCCTATCGCATTTCTCCAGTAGACGTTAACAGCAGGCCATCTTCCTGCCTTACCAATTTCCTGTTGAATG GTCGCTCTGTGCTGCTAGAGCAGCCTCGCAAGtcagggtcaaaggtcatcagTCACATGTTGAGCAGCCATGGAGGAGAAATCTTTCTGCATGTTCTGAACAGCACACGCTCCACACTGGAGGATCCACCCTCCATCAGCGAGGGCTGCGGTGGACGAGTGACGGATTACCGCATCACT GACTTCGGTGAGTTTATGCGTGAGAATCGTCTGACTCCATTCCCAGACTCGATGATAGATACAGCAGGCAGAACTCCAGTCGAGAGAGCCAAATCTCAACTTGAGCGATACACACGATACTGGCCGATGATCATCTCCCAGACCACCATCTTCAACATGCAGGCG gTGGTACCATTAGCTAACCTCATAGTGAAGGACACTCTAACAGATGAAGATGTGCTGACCTGTCAGAAAACTGTCTATAATCTTGTTGATATGGAGAGGAAGAGTGACCCTCTGCCCATCTCAACTGTAGGCTCCAGAGGAAAAGGACCCAAACG TGACGAGCAGTATCGCATCATGTGGAATGAGTTGGAGACGTTGGTAAAGGCGCACGTGGGCACCAGTGAGCGGCACCAGCGAGTGCTTGACTGTATCGGTGCTTGCCGGAGCAAACCACCCGAGGAGgaggaaaggaaaaaaagaggaagaaagagagaggacAAAGAGGACAAAACTGAGAAAAATGGCAAGGACACAGAGGAAAAGGGCTGGACCACAGACTCCGAGAG GCTGAAAGGAGTAATGGAACGAGAGAAGGACGAACCGAGTGAATGTGAGATCATCAAAGATTCACCAGATTCTCCGGAGCCCCTGAACAAGAAACCTCGCTTAGCTACAGAAGAGCAACAGCCTCCAGAGAAATCGAAag GTCCTGTGTCTCTCCTCACCCTTTGGACTAATAGAATCACTCAAGCCAACTCCAGGAAGCATCAGGAGTTTGCAGGAAGATTAAGTTCAGTCAATAACAAGGCTGAACTTTACCaacatctgaaagaagaaaatgg GATGGATGTTCATGAGAATGGAAAAGCCACCAGATGA
- the LOC127956666 gene encoding ras association domain-containing protein 8 isoform X1, translating into MRGMELKVWVDGVQRIVCGVTEVTTCQEVVIALAQAIGRTGRYTLIEKWRETERHLAPHENPVVSLNKWGQYASDVQLVLQRTGPSLSERPTSDTSERTPERSLYRQSLPPMAKLRPTANDRSLKRREPKRKSLTFTGGAKGLREIFGKNREGETKQRAVNPNRSSTPAPTQELSRLVQLQKDKLHILEHKLQHCETELQWQLTEEEEEELVKLEQQVRRNEVEMKEHAFWENELKLEQDNERQLREQLQELRSRVQECEEQLGEYLARIQCMEAGLEAERLQQELIETRLADEMEVRSRLDKACAELDIQVQQAARLESSYRAVELSLGQSNIRLQEREQELEQLTKELRQVNLQQFIQQTGTKVTVLPADPGEEEANIESENQSGSLKRLGSARQLPTDLRALQSPLNTTFNPEGIYV; encoded by the exons GGCGGACAGGTCGCTACACGCTGATTGAAAAATGGCGCGAGACAGAGAGGCACCTGGCCCCCCATGAGAATCCTGTGGTTTCTCTGAATAAGTGGGGTCAGTATGCTAGTGATGTGCAGTTGGTGCTTCAACGTACAGGCCCATCTCTGAGTGAACGCCCCACCTCGGACACCTCTGAAAGGACCCCAGAGCGCAGCTTATACCGCCAAAGTCTCCCTCCCATGGCAAAGCTACGCCCCACAGCCAATGACCGTTCCCTCAAACGACGCGAACCAAAACGCAAGTCTCTCACTTTCACAGGTGGTGCTAAGGGGTTACGTGAGATCTTCGGGAAGAATCGTGAGGGTGAGACCAAACAGAGAGCGGTAAACCCAAACCGCAGCAGCACTCCAGCCCCTACACAGGAGCTGTCCCGCCTGGTGCAGTTGCAGAAGGACAAGTTGCACATCCTAGAGCATAAACTGCAACACTGCGAGACTGAGTTGCAGTGGCAATTgacagaggaagaagaagaggagctgGTCAAACTAGAGCAGCAGGTCCGCAGGAATGAGGTGGAGATGAAAGAGCATGCTTTCTGGGAGAATGAGTTGAAGCTTGAGCAGGACAATGAGAGACAACTTCGTGAGCAATTGCAGGAACTGCGCAGCCGTGTACAGGAGTGCGAGGAGCAGCTGGGAGAGTACCTAGCACGTATTCAGTGCATGGAAGCAGGGCTGGAGGCAGAGCGCCTGCAACAAGAGCTGATAGAGACGAGGCTAGCGGATGAAATGGAGGTCCGGTCGCGACTGGACAAGGCTTGTGCCGAGCTAGACATACAGGTGCAGCAGGCTGCAAGACTGGAGAGCAGCTACAGAGCTGTGGAGCTTTCACTTGGGCAGTCAAACATCAGGCTACAG gagAGGGAGCAGGAGCTGGAACAGTTAACTAAGGAGCTGAGGCAGGTGAACCTTCAACAGTTTATTCAACAGACTGGCACTAAAGTAACAGTTCTACCAGCAGACCCTGGTGAGGAGGAAGCTAACATAG AGTCAGAAAATCAGTCTGGATCTCTGAAGCGGCTTGGATCAGCTCGACAACTTCCCACTGACCTACGAGCTCTGCAGAGCCCGCTGAACACGACCTTTAACCCAGAAGGCATCTACGTCTGA